TTACACGCGCAGACATTGCATCGCAACTTTAATTGATTTCTAATTATAATCAATCACATATATTTACACAAATaagataattattttcatacgaTTGGTGCTGATATTGTGATTtcatgtattaattttataactatttaagtaaatactaaaattttatcGCAAGTGCTTCTATTAATAAGATTCATTAATTTTGCTTTCTAGAGAACATTTcactgatttatatacatatgaacgctgatttttttttttgtttttataattgatGTGTAATTGTATACGATTAATCACTTTTAATCAAGCAAGTGATTTATCGTGtattagtatattttttattgccaTCAATTAACTGAAGGATCGAATTTATTTATCTaagatattatttttcatcaaacCATCGTGTTtgtttacatatacaaatgtatgtaaacgTTTACTACTTATGTGCAttctatatttgtttttaatgacCTGTTCTAATAAGCAATCATATCCGTTGACGTATAAAATTGATACACTGTTGTGTAATTAGTCAAGTTATCGTGCATAAAATCGGACGTTAAATTtcttacattaaaatttaattctaaatcttaaaaaaaacatatatatatatactatatatattcatttataacaCACgttttggtaaaaatatatcttcaATGAAAGCtatttatgtaatagaaatgtAAAGCgactattgaaaattttaatttctttagtaattttaataaaacaaaagaaaccAATCGCAACATGGCGTCAAAAAGGGTGTCAAGCCAAGAAGCTCATGAGTTGGATAAACTGATAAAAATACTAGCTGTAAAGGCAATTCAAGTAGTTGTCCAGTCACGTCTTGGTAATAAAATTCGTACATATTGCAAGCCGTTCTCATATGCCAATGATTATTTTGGCATTGCCGTCAATTGTGTGCCTGATGTACTCACAGAAACAAAGAGAATTTTTCAGAATGTACCCATAACTAGCAGATTACCCTTGTCCGTCGAAATTTCGCTGAAGACAGCTGATGGAAATTCAATGGTTTTGGAGAGTTGGACCTTGGGTCTAATTCCAAAGGCTACCTATTCAAATCCTAAAGTGTTCAATCATTTATTTATCAGGATGAGTTTGATGCTCAAGTCGCTCATATCCATCACGAGGGTGATGCCAGCCTACAAAATGTCAAGGAAACAAGATGCAGATTCGTATACCATTTTCTATAAATTGCATTTGGGAGAGTATGATAACCGTAGCTTGGGAGATGACTTTAAAGAGTTCAAATTTAGCAGACTTACATGTTGTAGAGGCATATTGTTCATGTCTGTAAAGTATAGAACCAACATGGTGATAGCTCCACaacaaatttcaaacaaaactgCAGAAGTAATAGCCAAACCAAAGAGGACAGTtgatctcaccaaacctatgaAACTTGGAGCTTTCGTAGACACGacgaaaataaaagaattcactGATTCAAATTTGGTATTTCCCGATGATCCACCTTGCAGTTGGTTATTAGAACTCGCTCAAGGGCAATACGATTGTGAGTATATGAAAATCAATGAAGTTGAGATTGACAATAAAGCTGAAGATGCACTTCAGGCTgaagaagaaaagaaaaatatcaaaatcgaACGAAAACGAACATGGACGATCAACGACGATGATGATAGCAAATTTATGAAAGAACTCAATTGTCCCTTTGCTACGGCAAGCCCTATTGGAGAATTGGCCATATTTTATCGAGAATTCTACCATGCTCCTCCCTTGCAAGCCTTTGAAGATCTCGAGTTGAATAATTTAGCAATCGAAGATATCTGTGATGATCCGCATGTCGATGTTTCGAAACAGATCAAAAAACTTGAAGATTCCCTTCAAGATTACGATCAAATTGTAACCGATCTATGCCAATACTCTAACGAGTAcatttaattgtattaattatttgttcAATCGTCTAAATATTTTTGATACTGATGAAACGAATCAACATCGTTATGTTTGAATCTCTATAATGTAGAAATTGCTGTTCTGTAAATATTTTGTCATTCCACGTAATTcacaatgtttttatatatgtactgatTTTTACAaaactcctttacgtttcatttacAGATACAAACAATATAGCTTTATATGTTTTATGATTTGTTTACAGTTCGGTATTGTAACTGAAAATAGTTCTTATGTCAAAGCTGTTAATTTGTGCTGtgataaatttatttcgtttttaaGTTACTTGACTGTTTTGTTTAATCAACTTAGCcaatattaattatgtattttataatttgaaataaaaattttgtgaaattagcattatttttttactccaAAACTATCAACAAAAATTGATTACACGTAATACAATCGCAAacaaattttttatacatagcaACACATTGATATGTAATACTTTTTCCACTTTTCGAGACAGAGCTAACATCTTATAAGATGCAAATAATTCACACAAAACACTTGGAACGTTCATGCATATTTCACTCCTAAACTATATATATACGTTTATTCTCGGAAAAGCGTCCCTGCTAAATACTTTCATGATAATTAAATTGCAAGTGTCGGGACGACATTGCTAAGAATTCAGAGGTCAGTGAACTCGTCATAATTGCACTTTTGCGCTTTCGCAGACTCGATTAAAACTCTAGCAACAAACATACaatctattgtatgtatgtatgtatatgttagagtcgatgtgtattttcagttgtaatacatcACAACTAGCGTTTAGgtcaatcatattcgaatacaactaAACGAGTAAAtgatatctctacaagcgcaaatatactttcagcaatgtgcgccagttgtaatataagaattaaattttgatctttctgatgtttttacaaatgcttaagaattcaataatacgttaatatttgctagatattacaaGTTATGGTAAAGAGTATCTTATAACGATAACTATaagaatgtattcaaaacaaaattgtgactttccaacttaatttacgagtcgagtgacgttttcacgaaaacctaacctcttcaCCTTACCTGGTACTaatttataattgaactgtattttcaattgtaatatattttgaccagttggaatgtaattccccatatgaatcaacttacgtgggtatgacggaatatatttcaagtagtcaaaatatattataactggaagatacactttatCTGTAACATACacaatacgtaattataataatttta
The nucleotide sequence above comes from Arctopsyche grandis isolate Sample6627 chromosome 4, ASM5162203v2, whole genome shotgun sequence. Encoded proteins:
- the LOC143910312 gene encoding autophagy-related protein 13 homolog → MASKRVSSQEAHELDKLIKILAVKAIQVVVQSRLGNKIRTYCKPFSYANDYFGIAVNCVPDVLTETKRIFQNVPITSRLPLSVEISLKTADGNSMVLESWTLGLIPKATYSNPKVFNHLFIRMSLMLKSLISITRVMPAYKMSRKQDADSYTIFYKLHLGEYDNRSLGDDFKEFKFSRLTCCRGILFMSVKYRTNMVIAPQQISNKTAEVIAKPKRTVDLTKPMKLGAFVDTTKIKEFTDSNLVFPDDPPCSWLLELAQGQYDCEYMKINEVEIDNKAEDALQAEEEKKNIKIERKRTWTINDDDDSKFMKELNCPFATASPIGELAIFYREFYHAPPLQAFEDLELNNLAIEDICDDPHVDVSKQIKKLEDSLQDYDQIVTDLCQYSNEYI